In Brettanomyces bruxellensis chromosome 7, complete sequence, the sequence CGGAGCAGGAATTGCACAAGATATCGACGGGAACCGcgaaaaaagaggatttGACGTCCAGATTGAAGAAGATCGTCCAGTTGACTGGGTTCTCGGACCCGGTTTACGCCGAGGCTTACGTTCAGGTCCACCAGTTCGATGTCACACTCGATATCTTGGTTGTCAACCAGACCACCGATACTCTCCGTAACATGACGGTTGAATTTGCCACTCTTGGAGACCTAAAGGTCGTCGACAAGCCGGCAACTGCCAATGTGGGACCGCACGGCTTTCACAGAGTTCAGACTACCATAAAGGTCACGTCTGCAGACACAGGTGTCATCTTTGGAAACATCGTGTACGATGGACACCACTCCAACCAATCCACCATAGTCATTCTCTCTGATGTCCACGTCGACATTCTCGACTACATCAGGCCGGCCTCGTGCTCTGAGGCCGAATTTAGAAGGATGTGGAACGAGTTCGAGTGGGAAAACAAGATCACCGTGAACTCCAGGTGGACCTCTCTCAAGGATTACCTGGATGCCTTGATTGCAGGCACCAATATGAACAACTTGACTCCCGGTGCCGTCATTGGCCAGGACTGCCAGTTCTTATCTGCCAATCTCTTTTCACGCTCCACCTTTGGTGAAAATGCCCTTGCCAATTTGTGCATCGAGAGGTCTTCCGATGGCCACATCGTTGGTCACGTGCGCATCAGGTCCAAGGGCCAGGGTCTTGCTCTTTCTCTTGGTGACAAGGTTGCTGCCATTGCTCacaacagcaacaatgCTCTTGTTGCCAAGGTCTGAATTTCGCTTTTATAGCATCTCTACATGTCGTTTAATCAGATCTACGTATCAATTTGTATTCTTATTCGTATTGTGTGTTCTAAACCATCCATAGGACGTTCTATATCTCACTTTAAACCAACTGTAAGTAATTTCCTGCATTGCACCTTAAATGATCTATATGGTTTCTATTACTCCTTCTCATATCCATCTCAGGTTTCTATTACCCCCTCTACATTAGTCCCATTATCACGCGTTTCTATAAATCTCTATTCACCTATACCGCCTGTAATTGAACCTCCATCATCTAATTGTCCTTGGATCTCCTTCATCTGCTCCATTCCTAATTTCCttcctgcttcttcttccctGTTCATCCTACACTCCCCTAGCCCATTTTTCATACCCTGGCTTCTGCAAGTACTCTTTAGCCGTGTCAATATCTATCTGAATGTCCTTAATAAGTGCCTCGAGTGTTGTGTAGTCGAGTTCCGGCCGTATATAGCCAAGAACATTGAAGTTCACCCTTGCACCATAAAAGCTCGTTGCAAACTTGTGAAGTATGTGTAACTCACAAGCTTTCTGCTTGTTCTTGAAATATGGATTCCAACCAAGCGACATCACCATTGGAAAAACCTTCCTGTCAGTTTCCTTGAGCCCCTCTCCATAAGTTAGTGTAACTGATGACTTTCCGTCGATTCGTGAAACTTGATGTGGCTGCCTGTTTTGATTTGAACTATCACTCATCACCCTCACAAATCCAAAGTAAACACCTGTTTCTAGATTCTTGAGTTGCTCCGACAAGTCTATAGGGACGTTTGCCGTCGGTATTCCCATCTCAGATGATCCTCTACCGAATCCTGGCACAACCTCTGCATTGTTAACTATTATTGGATAAGGGTCTGAGGGGCTATCGGGAATCTCCACTTCGGGGCgcattttgaaatttggcAATCTGTGAAGTTTGTGTGTTGAGTACAGTTTTGTGTGTGTGTTGCCTAAAAGGGGTCTGCCGAAGCTGTAGCAATTATTCTACAATAAAAGTGCATCATGCTGAAACCCAGGGAACacggaaagaaaaaaaaaaaaaaaaaagatctaAAATGAATGcaaagtgaaaaatgcaaCAGAGCTAAGGACGAattaagataaaaaaattggtcCACGACAGGGTTTCAGCTTTTAGTACTTCAAAgcttttcaatatattgTGATTATTTCTATTATGTAATTACTTTTACCGGATTATTGCTTATCTGGCTACTTGTTGAATCTCGGTCTAGATGCTTTGCCACTACTTCCTTTATCCCTATCTCATCTCCTAAAGCActctattttttatccCCCCACTTCTTATCTCATGCCTCCATAGCCGGAAATTCTTCAATCTTTCCATGCTGAGTCCAATCTTCTCCCTGAAGCCGTAATCGGGCAGCTGCTGGATATCTCCTATCACTAACGGCAGAAGTCCAGTTGTTCCACAACAACTGTAAAAGCTTCTTCGCCTGCATTCCGTAAGCTTGCAATAGCTGGGAAGCGCATGCATCCCACCAGGAACCAGCAACCGCAAAGTGAACATTTGTCACTAACTTCAGAGGTGTATTCAAAAGTCGACTGATCATTATCCAGCTCTTGGAAATCGGAAGAGGATGCCTGCAGTCAGCCGAATACCCTGAGAAAGACATATCTATCGATAATCTACTCATAACAGAGTAAAGAGTACATATACCGCCGAGTCTTTCGTTGTATCTCTCCTCTGATTCCCATTTTTCGCCGTCTTTCCGCCATCCCATTCTCTTTCGTCCTTCTTCCGTGTCAATTGCGCACGTGTACCCAATCACCAGTGGGCATTTCTTCACGAAACGAGCCATTAGGTAATAATGAAGTTCTGGGAAGACCAGCAAAAGCTGCAAAGCTAGAGATCCAAGTGGAAGAGCAGCTTTTCCATGTATTGCCACTTCAATCTCAGCCTGGTGGATTATGGCCTTAGCTACAAAGTTGAGTATCCATTTAAATGCCAACTCATTGGTCTTAGTTTGCTGGATAAGTTGTTCAAGCGCTTGTGTGACCTGCCTTAGTTGCTGTACGCTGTTTGTCAACTGCCCAAACTTCGGGtttatcttcctcctctgcGTGTTGATCTGCTTCTTTAGTTCTGTATCCTTTTTCACGCGAAGCACAATGTCATTTTTGATGTCCTTGATGTCCTGCTTATATTTCACAAACTCTTTCTCCACAGACGTAAAGTCTGTTACCGTCTTCTTCTTAGCAGCCTCCTTCTTGGCTTCctcgattttcttcttcattatctcctccctcttctttcttgcttcttcttctgtttttctTGCTGCCTCCTCccgctttcttttttcttcttcttccttcttccttcttttttcctcttcttccttcctctttctttcttcctcaagTCTTATCTTcctctcttcctcttcccTTCTTCGTCTCTCCATCTCCGCTGCAATCATCTCTTTgactttctccttttctcGTTTCAGTTTTTCAagcctgcttctttttatataatcGTAGTCGACGTCATACAACTCACAAACTTGCGATCCAAGCTTACGCGCTAGtattgttgttttcttttgtgcatcctctttctttgctggccgtattatttttctcggCTTTAACTgtgttttgttttcatctGTGCTGAGCAAATCTCCATCGCTTAATATTTGAGCAACACTTCCTAAATCTCGGACTGCCTGAAATCTGTCACTCAATCCTaatttggaaagaaaatttgaTGTTCTATCAACATCACGATCTTTCTCTCCCTCGGAGGTCACTAATGTGCTTTTTGATGACGCATCATCGCTATAATCATCCAGAATATCGCTATCTGTTCCAGAATCGTAGTCGGAGTCTATTGGCTCAAGACTGAATTGCAATGCCTCATCTCGATGTGGAGTGAATCTCATTCCCTTTAAATCTACTTAATGAGTCTGCTAGATTTTAGTCAATCTAATTTATAGAGAGTTTGCAATCTTGTTATTGAGAAGCTTATTAATAAGTGTAAGTGTTCCTTATTAATCCTATTTGATTCCTTTGCAAAATAATTCGTGCCCCTAGCAACTTTAGGTGTAAAAAATACAAGTCTcaccaaatatttttactttttttcgtAGACCCAatcaatgcttttttttttcttcctcttctttcctCAACCACAGAATTTCCACTTCTGTCAGTTCAACACTATCCAACTGCCCATTATTTGTCCTTCCATTATCAATAACTTTTCACAGAAAGAACCTATAGAAGCTCACTTTTAtctttcatatttattGAACCATGTCGCTCGCATTTATACGACCATTTTCGTCGTCTGTAATTGCACAAAAAGTGGGATGTGCTATGGTGAAGCCTGTTCACCATACTATAAAGATTGAGAAGAGGTTATTATCGCCACGTTTCCCGGATTTAAAGCTGGATCCAAGTGATATTCGTTCTCCTAAGTTTAGGCCTAGGTTAACTCAGCAAGACAGAGTTTTGGACCATTATTACAACACCTTGGAGTCAGATTTGCTTTTAATTCAATACAGACATGATCAGATTGATGTGGAAGGAAACAAGAGGAGGAAGTGGGATATGTCCTCCCCATATCATTTGAACAGACCTTTAAGAAAGCCTCGTGGTCAGGTCGTGCCATCACCAACAATCAAAACCCGGACATGGAAAAATATTCCACggcttgaaaatattaccATTAACTGTTTTGTGAAGGAAGCCAAGATAAAGCCTGAGTTGGCAATTGCCGCTACCTTACAACTCCAGCAGATTACAGGGTGCAAACCAAGTCCAGTCTATGCAAAAGCAAACGTTCCTACATGGAAGCTTAGACCTGGCATGCGTATGGGTGCAAGGGTGTCTTTGTCAGGAAGTGATGCATCCCAGTTTCTCACAACTTTGACAGAGATCGTTCTTCCTAGAATTCGAGAGTTTAGGGGAATCTCCAACAGGTCAGGTGACAGATACGGTAATATTGCCTTTGGTTTGAGACCAGAGGACATTAAGGTTTTCccagaaattgaaaataaccAGGATTCGTGGCCAAAGACTTTTGGTATGGATATTACATTGCATACCAGTGCACAGACTGATGTCGATGCTCGTATTCTACTAAGTGGGCTTGGATTCCCATTCACCGGAGGCGAAAGGGTGCCGAAAACGTTATTGAATGATTTGAagattgaagatgaaaacgTGAATGATGTTGTTACGAAGAATTCTGAGACAAGAGCAGAAGCCTGACTGAAAATATGACcatgtatatatttacaAAACTATGGCATGAATATACTAAAAGCTTGATGTTGGCAGTTTGTAATTTGTAACTTTGGATTTGGTGTATGCTAGTAAATAATCTGTATATACCTTTTAAACTGTGAGGTCGGCGAGGGATGTCCTCAAttctttttcgtttttttttttttttttttttttttttgtatgcCTATTGTTCGGACATTTTAAGCTGCTATCTGATAGAATACCGTTTTCAAATGCTCATTTCCCTTTGTGCAACCTTAATGTCGCCTTCATTCAATCAGTACTGACtctaaaatattacaaatGTCCAAGCAGCATGAACACATACGCCCAGCTTGATTCCGGGAGTTGTTTCCCACCCATAAACGAATCTGCTGGTTTTGTTTGCACCTATATGAAACAGCATTGTACAAATTTAAGCAATAGATATCTTTCATACTATTACTGCGGTAAAGTGTCCTACCCTTTGGTATCACAGTTTGTTCTGGCACTGTTCTTTGTTGTTGCCATcgtctttcttttctttgcctTGGGCATACTTGCCTCTGATTACCTCACTCCAAACTTAGAGTATCTCTCAAAGCTTTTGCACTTGGATGAAAGAATGGCAGGGCTCACTCTCCTTTCTTTGGCAAATGGTGCTCCAGACATTTCGTCAACATATGCTGCAATGAGATCGCATTCTGTATCTTTGGCAATTGGTGAATTACTTGGTTCTGTTAACTTTGAGCTCACAATGGTGATTGGATGCATGGCTATGGTTAAACCGTTTCGAGTTTCCAACAGCGTGATATTTAGAGACTTGGTTGTATTTGGCGTGTTGATTCTTCTTACACTGTGGTTTCTTTCTGATGGAAAGATCACAAGAATTGAGTCGTTGCTCATGGTTGCATCATActttctcttcatctttttgagTTGGTTTGGTCCCAAAATATTTACTGaagatattcaaaatgaGGATACACGCAGCCCACCTACTTTTAATGCTGTTGTAAAACCAGATGAGTCATCTTTCATGACGAATCCACGCACTGATCTCAGTATGCTTAGATTGACCCAAAGCATTGAGAATATGGAGCAGAAAAAGCCTTATAGACTCTCCTTAGTCGATTCTCTTAGGCTAGCCTTTGTTCGATGGCATCACAAGGAGGCGGCGGCTCCTGATTCTGCTAATAGTGTGTTGACTGAGCCCATAATACCGTCTATGGTCGTAACAGATGGCCAAAATGAgcctctttcttctccaaaaAGACCACAATTAAGCTCGAGCTTTGCTTCTGCGCCTGAGTTACGAACTGCTGACGACTTTAAGTCTATCACATGCATTGATTCCGCATTTCCTGATGAGCAGCATAATCCGAATGTGCTTGAGGTCCCAACCCGCTCCAGAGGTAACAGTTATGGATCTACAAGCTCTTCTAACGAATCTGTTTGCTCTTATGGATCGGCCATTCTTTCTGCGGTTGGTATTCCTGTTAATTCTTACTCGACTTATGAGCCTGAAAGGCAGCTTTTATATAGAATCATCCCCCGTTGGAGCAATATTCACGTTCAGGGAAGCTTCTGGAGCACTGTCATCAACATCTTAACTCTTCCATATGTTGTTCTGTTCAACATACTTGTACCCGTCCCCATACCGGAAAAGGTACCTTCTGATGTCCGtgaagaggagaaattGCGAAGTATGTCTCTGTTTTGCATCCAGCTTCTTGtaattcttcttatttgtTGTTGGAGACACTTCGAACTTCCAGTGATTGTTCTTTCATTGATATTCATGACGGCcatttttctgctgcatgttttttcttcgtcGTTTTATTCAGCAATATTTGAACCGTTGGCCTCATTTGTCGGCTTTTTAAGTGTTCTATACCTCATTGTTTTCACTGCATCTGGAATAGTTGGCATCTTGAAAGATGCTGCCGTCGTCTATAATGTAAAAGAATCATTGCTAGGCTTGACAGTTCTTTCCCTAGGAAATTCAGTAGGAGACTTGGTCACTAATACCACTTTAGCATCTCTAGGGTTTGCATTAACTGGCCTTAACTCTTGCTTTGGCTCTCCGTTATTGTACGTTTTGTTTGGAATAGGTCTCAACTCGATAGTTGTTAGCTTTACAGAGCACAAAAACGATATTACGTTCCAAGTTGACAGGAGTCTTCTGTTCACTGCCTACAGCataatatttatattgGTATTTTACATGATCGCAATACCGTTAACTAACTGGAGATTTAACAGAAAAATTGGGTTATTGAGCATGGTGATTTGGGTAATTGTCACCATGTTAAACATTTACCTTGGCTAAGGTTTTTATACATACAGGAATcggctctttttttttgtcttccCATATGCTACGTATATTAGGTAGCCTTTAAAATGTGCTTATTATGTTCTTTATTCTAGAAAAATTCATTGTCCGTATCATCGGACGCTATTCTCGCCAGCTGCTTTCTGACGTTGATATTTTCGCAGTTCGTAGCTAGTTCCAATGCATGCTTGTAGTTTTCACAATCTTGTTTGTAGCATTTGTAGAAATCTAACAGCCCTCTAATATAATGGTAgctgtttttcttttctgcttcatACTGCTTAAATAATGCAGCAACCTCGGTCTTGTCTATGTCGGCGTAGGAAAGTATCTCTCTAAATAGAAAGTCGAATTGCGTTTCAAACGATGTTCCTTTAGCATCTTCGAGTTTCATTTTAACGATTTTCAATGTACTTTGTGAATCTCTCGTGTGTTCCAATTGGATGAATTTCAACGTTAAACCCAGCGAGTTATGATTTGCCGTGAGACCTTGAACGACGAGATCCCTTgcgttttttttattaccGCTCAATATTTCGATATCGATTAATCTCATCCTCAATCGAAGATCAAGGTCATCTGTACTGCTTAAACCTCTCATAAGTATATGTTTCGCCTCATCTATTTTAGCTacattcaacttcaaattaGCATATTTAATCCAGAAGAATGGGTAATCGGCTGCACAAATGAGGCATCGCTCGTATGCCGTTTCTAAAAGCGCTTTATGAAATTTTGTAACACCAGATCGTTTATCCTTTGATATATCCTTTAATGTGTAAAGTTCGAGATAATCTAAATATCTATTCCACGTGTTTAATTCTTTTACCGTCAGTTCTTTTCCAGGACAATAGTACGGTTGTTTCAAATCGCGCTCATAATCCCACATTTGATAACTGTGATACTGAGTCACTATAAAGATATCTGTAAAAATCTTTTTaagtttcttctttagATTTGTCAGTTCCGGTTCTTGCTGCCTTTTTACCTTGTCCCCTGTCGGTAAAAGTTTCTCCCACGTAAGATTAAAGACCGTGTTCAGTTCATTCGTCGAAACAAAATACTTGATTGTTTCTAAATCCGCATTCTGCAACAATCGCAAATATTCATTAAAATACTTGCTGTATTGATACATAGGAATCTCTATTATTCGTCGTAGAAGTCTATGATAAAGTTTCCTGTTATTGGTTCTCCGTAAATAATCAAGATACATGTCATAGATCACATGTGCATAATAATGATGGCCGACATTAATTCGTGCTTGTTCAAATGCATTAAGAATGTTTTCGGAAGAACAAGAAGTTTTCATAACAAACTTCAAGTAGCACTCCCATAGAATTATGGACTTTTTCAGGCATTGAAGACCCTTCTTGAATATATCCTTCACGATCAAAGAGTCTTCTCCAAGTTGAAATCTTTGAGTAGCGTAGTCGCACCAATATTGCTCGCAAAATGGGAATTGCTCGAGTAGATTTTCATATACAGCGTATAAAACTCGTTTGTATATGTCTGGTGATGACTCTGAAATCGTAACGGGATTTTTCCCATCTTTCGTTGGTAATCTTTCTGTTTGTAATAGAAGTTCCTCCCATAATTTGAGATCTCTTTTATTATTGATCACTTTTTTGGCCGTAAGAAGCCATTTTTGCGGGAATTCAATCTGATCCAAAAACTCAAAGCTCATCCCTAAGTATGCCCTTTTGGTAGTAATAGCAACTTAAGTATAGTAGTTCTTAAAAGGATGTTCTTGATGAATGCCCCTCTTAATTGGGGTGAAAATAGTTCtatttttccttcttttttcgtcaacaaaaatttcttgGTGCAAAGATGATCAAATGTTTTTAGTGAAGACAAAGCAATCAGAAATCAGAAGTAGTTTTAGTGATACCAATCCATTAATACACTCTCTGTTGGCATGCTCTTACAAATACGTTCAAAGTTTATCTGGGGgatttttatcattatttgaatatatttgctttttaaaaatgtatTCAAAACCTGCATTCGATGTATTGATTAAAGAACTTGAGAAATTTGGCGAAGCCAGTTTTAAAAGACGTTCAGTCGGTCTTGttgaaaaggagaaagcaCTTTTGGcatacaaaaaaatgcaacTAAAGAATGCAGGAAAGAGGGTTACACCGGATCAGGAAAGAACTCTTTGGAAGGCGGTGAGATCCAAATTTACAGCTCAGGTTCCAAAGCCTAACATAAGTATGCTACAATTtctaaataaaaatgagcTAACGACCATGGAAAAGAATCATCTAGAAGATCTCACTCTCTATTTGAAATCACAGCGCGTCTACGAGGAGCTTTTAGAGAGATATAATCCTGGTATTAGTATGaagcagaaagataaaGTGGAAAAAACTGCTCATCATGTCGGGCTAGATGTTCCAAAGTGAAATAGATTTTATGCTTGTTGGTGCTGTTCATTTATGTCACATATCGTATGATTcatgtatatatatctatTAATTTATTCAACTATTAAATGTTCCAtacattcatttttcttatctctACTGGAACCTATCCCATAATGTTAAGCACAGCCTTGGCTACCCCTGGGTACGAACTTctcgatgaaaaaaataaaataaaataaaataggGAAGggtgaagatgaaaaattttaagtGAGAAAAGTTAAACAGTGCATCGAGATTAACGCTAGCCTACATCCACTACGAACAAAATTTAGAGTATTGACACCTATCATAGACTAAGGCAAATAACATAACAACAAAATGGgtaaagaggaaaaaaaggaaaaggaatCTAAGGAGGATAACTACGACAAAAGAATGCCAGCAGTTCTTCCGTTTGCAAAGCCTTTAGCATcgaaaaaagtgaataaGAAGATACTTAAGACTGTGAAAAGAGCCTCAAAATGCAAGCATGTTAAAAGGGGAGTGAAGGAAGTTGTGAAAGCCCTCAGAAAGGGTGATAAAGGACTGGTTATCATAGCGGGAGATATTTTCCCAATGGATGTCATTTCGCATCTTCCTGTTCTTTGTGAAGACAACGAGGTTCCATACATATTCATCCCATCAAAGCAGGATTTGGGCAGTGCCGGGGCCACAAAAAGACCAACATCGTGTGTGATGATAGTTCCAGGAGGTGGATTACACAAGAGTAAGAACGCCAGCAAGAGTAGTGAAAGTTACAAAGAAGGATATGATGAGATTGTCAAGGAGGCTGTTAAGGCCTGAAGTAATTAATGTATACAGATATGTTATATATACGTGGAATAAATGCACGATCATTCGGAAAATACAGGTTCTACTTTTAGTCCTTTTCTACGTTCTTTTTGgttctttttatctttattgTAGTGGTTACATAGAGAGTATATGGATTCAATACCGTTTATCATAAGCCGTGTAGCATACAGCAGTCTCGCTTACTGTTTTTTCAACTCTGCTCTGACCCATCCTTCCAAGCCACCTTCAACAATGATTGCCTGTAAGTTAGGGCCGACCTCAGAAACTTTCTGCTTCAAAATCACATCTCCAGAAGCATTCTTCACTGTGACAACCGATTTTGGAACATCCCAGTTGAAAATCCATCCAGTTCTTCTCGTAGGcaacttcttttcattcttgTACTGTTCTCTAAGCTTGGCCAAGAGCTCTGGAATCTGAAGGGTAAGAAGAGCATTGTTAATAGCATTACGACCAAATGTATTGCTGAATGATCCAGCCACAACCATAGGCATGTCTCTGGCCAATATCGCAGTAGCAGCTTGTTCTCTGGAAGAACCAGTACCGAAATTGTAGCCAGCAACCAAAATATCGCCAGCCTTGGTCTTGGATCCAAACTCGGGATCGTAATTCTGCATACACACTTTGGCCATGGTTTCTCTTGGAACATCATCCTGATAGGTATACTTTCCCGGGTATATTCCATCCGTGTTGATGTTATCGGAGTCCAAGAAAACGATTTCACCGGTAATTTTCTCTGGGAATCCGTCCAAAACCTGTCCGGCGGTAGCTGTAGAATTATCTGCTGATTCTGTCTCTGCTGGTTTGTCATTCACCATGATAGATGTACTCACGTGATGTTCCGGTGGGCATGGAAGACCTTGAACCTCA encodes:
- a CDS encoding uncharacterized protein (BUSCO:EOG092659OC), whose product is MRPEVEIPDSPSDPYPIIVNNAEVVPGFGRGSSEMGIPTANVPIDLSEQLKNLETGVYFGFVRVMSDSSNQNRQPHQVSRIDGKSSVTLTYGEGLKETDRKVFPMVMSLGWNPYFKNKQKACELHILHKFATSFYGARVNFNVLGYIRPELDYTTLEALIKDIQIDIDTAKEYLQKPGYEKWARGV
- the MRPL7 gene encoding mitochondrial 54S ribosomal protein YmL7/YmL5 (BUSCO:EOG09264K2W) — protein: MSLAFIRPFSSSVIAQKVGCAMVKPVHHTIKIEKRLLSPRFPDLKLDPSDIRSPKFRPRLTQQDRVLDHYYNTLESDLLLIQYRHDQIDVEGNKRRKWDMSSPYHLNRPLRKPRGQVVPSPTIKTRTWKNIPRLENITINCFVKEAKIKPELAIAATLQLQQITGCKPSPVYAKANVPTWKLRPGMRMGARVSLSGSDASQFLTTLTEIVLPRIREFRGISNRSGDRYGNIAFGLRPEDIKVFPEIENNQDSWPKTFGMDITLHTSAQTDVDARILLSGLGFPFTGGERVPKTLLNDLKIEDENVNDVVTKNSETRAEA